TTTTCACAATGGGTAGCTACGATCCTATTTTTGGAATTATGTTCGTGATTCTACCATTAAAGTACTACTGATTATTAGTACTACTGGATTACAGTGCTGAAAGGATTAGATATCTACAGGTGAAGGAATTATACTCGAAGGATCCTGCGTATTGATAAGATGGGGGCATCACCAACTCGGAAAGCGAATCTTCGGATCAGACAATATTCCGAGGAGTTGGCAGCAAATAAAAAGAGCTATCTGTATAGACACAGATAACTCTTTGGAAGATAGAGCGGGTGAACGGATTCGAACCGTCGAATGGTAGCTTGGGAAGCTACTGCCTTACCACTTGGCGACACCCGCTGGTATTTCCAGGATTATATTCTTCCGCAGGATGACTGTCAAGGAAGGATGCGATAACAGCGTCCATAAAAAGAACTATCGGATTTTTACAGGCATTTCTATTGTGGCAAAATCTTTGCCACTCAGATAAAAAATCGGTTTTCGTTTTATCGGTAGTATTTTCCCGTGAGAAGCTATCACATCCAAAACAAAAAGCCCAAATTCATGCGATAACCCCTCAAGCTCTTGAAAAAGCACAGTTTCATAATAATTATCTGCGCCCTGAATAACTTTTGTGTGCGCCAGGTTTTTGGCAGGCTCGAGCGTAAAGCCCAGCATCTCCGCTTTGTTCTGGTATCTCCCGCTGATATTCCCGGCTTTGACCACGCGCTCCCGCTCAGACCACGGCATGAAGTGCAGCACGGCTTCTTGGTATTTTCTCAACAATTCATACGAGTAGTTGCCCTTTTGCATGCAGATCAAAAATCGAAAAGGTTCTTTTGAGATTACCGTCCAATAACCCATCGGCATCATATTGTCGAGAACACTCAATATTAATACTTGTTGCGGAAAAAACAGAGAATTAAACTGATCGCTTTCGGCTAATTGTGCGGGCATGGCATCGCTCCTGCTGATTCTGCAATTCGAAACTGGAGCCATTATAGCGCACACAACAACCCTGCTTGGGTACATTCTTGGAATTATCAAAGCCAGGCCTTTCCCCTTGCAGTTCTGTAAGGCTTTCAGGTACTTTTTTGCTATTCTTGGCCTTCGTTCGCTGAG
The sequence above is drawn from the Chloroflexota bacterium genome and encodes:
- a CDS encoding flavin reductase family protein, whose protein sequence is MPAQLAESDQFNSLFFPQQVLILSVLDNMMPMGYWTVISKEPFRFLICMQKGNYSYELLRKYQEAVLHFMPWSERERVVKAGNISGRYQNKAEMLGFTLEPAKNLAHTKVIQGADNYYETVLFQELEGLSHEFGLFVLDVIASHGKILPIKRKPIFYLSGKDFATIEMPVKIR